The following coding sequences are from one Nonlabens arenilitoris window:
- a CDS encoding DinB family protein, translated as MKRILLLLAILTSSISTSQQSDVKSAFLEKWNNSKEYLIEMAQAMPEDKYDFKPTKRQMSFKTQLIHIEGNMKWLGTTYFNLETVGEPEDLSDLSKEDLIIALQSRFDDIFNAVKAMDSKKFEEVVEFYAGPKSRLQILNLLQDHVTHHRGQLVVYLNMCNIDLPRYSGW; from the coding sequence ATGAAAAGAATTCTTTTACTTCTAGCTATACTTACGAGCAGCATAAGCACGTCACAGCAATCTGATGTTAAAAGTGCTTTTTTAGAAAAGTGGAATAATTCAAAAGAATATCTTATTGAAATGGCACAGGCCATGCCTGAAGATAAATACGACTTCAAGCCTACAAAACGTCAAATGAGTTTTAAAACTCAATTGATACATATAGAAGGTAATATGAAATGGCTGGGCACAACTTACTTTAATCTAGAAACTGTAGGAGAACCAGAAGACCTATCTGATTTATCTAAAGAAGATCTAATTATTGCCCTGCAATCTAGATTTGACGACATCTTTAATGCCGTAAAAGCTATGGATAGTAAAAAGTTTGAAGAAGTTGTCGAGTTTTATGCTGGACCGAAGTCTAGATTACAAATTCTTAATCTGTTGCAGGATCACGTTACCCATCATCGTGGTCAACTTGTTGTATATCTCAACATGTGTAACATAGACTTGCCTAGATATAGCGGCTGGTAA
- a CDS encoding CNNM domain-containing protein, translating into MGLLLIYATVSIFFSFLCSILEAVLLSITGTFMKVKGQEGASYIPALKELKKDVDKPLIAILTLNTLAHTVGAILVGVQAENMVSGSGYDSSYFGIPFVGIVSGIMTVLILVVSEIIPKTIGATYWQSLAGFTTTALNIMIFPLKWLGILWVLQLTTKAIGKSAHMNTMTREDFIAITDTAEKEGVFDPSEGQYIKSLMNFNQIEVKDVMTPRSVMFMAPQSMKIKDFFTENQELRFSRIPVFGTNRDDIKGYVLKDHILEDIIHDKPAETLEDLRREISMVPANMPIPQLFEKMIATKEHMALVVDDYGSVQGVVTMEDVIETMLGLEIMDESDNVEDMQQLARKNWEKRSKSLGLENPDQGTNL; encoded by the coding sequence ATGGGATTACTCCTTATTTACGCAACGGTATCGATTTTCTTTTCCTTTTTATGCTCTATTCTAGAGGCTGTATTACTTAGTATTACTGGTACTTTTATGAAAGTAAAAGGTCAAGAAGGTGCTTCCTATATTCCAGCATTAAAAGAACTTAAAAAAGATGTCGATAAGCCACTTATTGCCATACTCACTTTAAATACTCTTGCTCATACGGTAGGTGCTATTTTAGTAGGTGTTCAAGCCGAAAATATGGTAAGTGGTAGTGGATATGACAGCAGTTATTTTGGGATACCATTTGTTGGGATTGTATCGGGTATCATGACCGTTTTAATTCTTGTAGTGTCTGAAATCATTCCTAAGACGATTGGGGCGACTTACTGGCAAAGCCTTGCTGGTTTTACGACTACAGCATTAAATATCATGATTTTTCCATTAAAATGGTTAGGAATTTTATGGGTATTACAATTAACCACTAAAGCCATTGGTAAAAGTGCTCATATGAACACCATGACTCGTGAAGACTTTATTGCAATAACAGATACAGCAGAGAAAGAAGGCGTTTTTGATCCTAGCGAAGGTCAATACATCAAGAGTTTAATGAACTTCAACCAGATCGAAGTTAAAGATGTCATGACACCACGCTCTGTCATGTTTATGGCGCCACAATCTATGAAGATTAAAGATTTCTTTACTGAAAATCAAGAATTGCGTTTTTCTCGTATTCCCGTCTTTGGTACTAATAGAGATGATATTAAAGGTTATGTACTTAAAGATCATATTCTAGAAGATATTATACACGATAAACCAGCAGAAACTCTTGAAGATTTACGTCGCGAAATTTCTATGGTGCCAGCAAATATGCCTATCCCACAATTGTTTGAAAAAATGATTGCTACTAAGGAGCATATGGCACTTGTGGTAGATGATTATGGTAGCGTGCAAGGTGTCGTTACTATGGAAGATGTCATTGAAACCATGCTAGGATTAGAAATTATGGATGAAAGTGATAACGTTGAGGACATGCAGCAATTAGCACGTAAAAACTGGGAGAAGAGATCAAAATCTCTAGGACTTGAAAATCCAGATCAAGGTACTAATTTATAA
- a CDS encoding DUF6705 family protein, whose translation MKYLITLTAILFINVLMAQEFPLEQRHFINENNLESAYFKDINGHLDKFLGVWKYDDGITSFEIQILKNTKEYLQYYQTDQIYVKFKLMQNGTVIYDYLNSTDENLKIWISGSLDGNSLNKCEMLYLEPTDIPYNRSNEPRLLLTHSMNLNFPGGTTTAQETIQWNLEYGKQRDSDPWPFKIPSQMTLVKQ comes from the coding sequence ATGAAATATTTAATTACATTAACAGCAATCTTATTTATCAATGTTCTAATGGCACAAGAGTTTCCTCTTGAACAGCGTCATTTTATTAATGAGAATAATTTAGAAAGCGCTTATTTTAAGGATATAAATGGCCATTTAGATAAGTTTTTAGGTGTGTGGAAATACGATGATGGTATCACCTCTTTTGAAATACAAATCTTAAAAAACACTAAGGAATATTTACAATACTATCAAACTGACCAGATTTATGTGAAGTTTAAATTGATGCAAAATGGTACGGTAATCTATGACTATTTGAATTCAACTGATGAAAATTTGAAAATTTGGATATCAGGATCATTAGATGGTAATAGTCTTAATAAGTGCGAAATGCTTTATCTAGAACCTACGGATATTCCATATAATAGATCAAATGAACCTAGATTACTATTAACTCATTCAATGAATTTAAATTTTCCTGGTGGGACTACAACTGCCCAAGAAACCATTCAATGGAATTTAGAATATGGTAAGCAACGTGACAGTGATCCATGGCCTTTTAAGATTCCTAGCCAAATGACTTTAGTTAAACAGTAA
- the hemB gene encoding porphobilinogen synthase produces the protein MYPLRRNRRLRTNNSIRSMVQETIISPNDFIVPLFIVEGTGVKEEIPSMPDYYRFSLDLLKEEVKTLWSMGLKSVLLFVKVPDHLKDNKGTEAINADGLMQRSIKAVKDVAPDMYVMTDVALDPYSSYGHDGIVENGQILNDETAEVLAQMSISHAQAGADMVAPSDMMDGRILYIREALEEEGFKNTGIMSYSAKYASAFYGPFRDALDSAPGFGDKKTYQMDPANRSEAIRETLMDIDEGADIVMIKPGLCYLDIVRDLKNEVEVPISVYQVSGEYAMLKAAAEKGWLNHDAVMMEQVTAIKRAGADLIASYFAKDVVKLLHRS, from the coding sequence ATGTACCCATTAAGACGTAATAGAAGATTAAGAACAAACAACTCTATAAGATCAATGGTTCAAGAGACCATTATCTCACCTAATGATTTTATTGTTCCACTATTTATAGTAGAAGGAACTGGTGTAAAAGAAGAAATTCCTTCTATGCCTGACTACTATAGATTCAGTCTCGACTTATTGAAAGAAGAAGTAAAAACGCTCTGGTCAATGGGATTGAAAAGTGTATTGCTTTTTGTAAAAGTTCCAGATCACCTTAAAGACAATAAAGGAACTGAAGCAATTAATGCAGATGGTCTCATGCAACGTTCTATCAAAGCAGTAAAAGATGTGGCACCTGACATGTACGTCATGACTGATGTTGCTCTAGATCCTTATTCCAGTTACGGTCATGATGGAATAGTCGAAAATGGACAAATCCTCAACGATGAAACCGCCGAAGTACTGGCTCAAATGAGTATTTCGCATGCGCAAGCTGGAGCAGACATGGTCGCTCCAAGTGATATGATGGATGGCCGTATTCTATATATACGTGAAGCGCTGGAAGAAGAAGGTTTTAAGAATACCGGAATCATGAGTTACAGCGCAAAGTATGCAAGTGCTTTTTATGGACCTTTTAGAGATGCACTGGATAGTGCACCAGGTTTTGGAGATAAAAAAACCTATCAAATGGATCCTGCAAATCGAAGTGAAGCCATAAGAGAAACTTTAATGGACATCGATGAAGGAGCTGATATTGTGATGATAAAACCAGGATTATGCTACTTAGATATCGTACGTGATTTAAAAAATGAAGTAGAAGTTCCCATTAGTGTTTATCAAGTAAGTGGTGAATATGCCATGCTTAAAGCTGCTGCCGAGAAAGGCTGGCTCAACCACGATGCTGTTATGATGGAACAAGTTACTGCCATTAAAAGAGCTGGCGCCGATTTAATAGCTAGTTATTTTGCTAAAGATGTGGTGAAATTATTGCATCGTTCTTAA
- a CDS encoding SDR family NAD(P)-dependent oxidoreductase: MKTALITGATSGIGLATAITLAENGFAIVLCGRNTKKLAELKDELSTVVPVETLAFDVRDKDIVATQIASLQAPFNEIDILINNAGNAHGLDPIDKGSIEDWDAMLDINVKGLLYVSNAIIPQMRDRKRGQIINIGSTAGKEVYPNGNVYCGSKHAVDAITTGMRLDLNPYGIRVGAVNPGLVETNFSEVRFKGDTERAEKVYQGYLALQAQDVADVILFAVTRPAHVNIADLTVMCTAQASSTVLKKEL; this comes from the coding sequence ATGAAAACAGCATTAATTACAGGTGCCACAAGTGGCATAGGACTCGCAACAGCAATTACACTAGCTGAAAATGGATTTGCCATCGTATTATGTGGTAGAAATACTAAAAAACTAGCAGAGCTTAAAGATGAACTCAGCACAGTAGTGCCGGTAGAAACATTAGCATTTGATGTGCGAGATAAAGATATAGTTGCTACTCAAATTGCAAGTTTACAAGCACCGTTTAATGAAATTGACATTTTGATAAATAACGCTGGTAATGCACATGGCCTAGACCCAATTGATAAAGGCAGTATAGAAGATTGGGATGCAATGCTGGACATTAATGTTAAAGGATTACTTTATGTGAGTAACGCGATTATACCTCAAATGCGAGATAGAAAACGTGGCCAAATCATTAATATAGGTTCTACAGCAGGAAAAGAAGTATACCCTAACGGGAATGTTTATTGTGGATCAAAACATGCTGTAGATGCCATAACCACTGGAATGCGATTAGATTTAAATCCTTATGGAATACGTGTAGGTGCTGTAAATCCTGGACTGGTGGAAACTAATTTCAGTGAAGTGCGATTTAAAGGTGATACTGAAAGAGCTGAAAAAGTATACCAAGGTTACCTCGCATTACAAGCACAAGATGTAGCAGATGTTATTTTATTTGCCGTAACCAGACCTGCGCATGTAAATATTGCAGACTTAACAGTGATGTGTACTGCGCAAGCGAGCAGTACTGTGTTGAAGAAGGAGTTATAG
- a CDS encoding AAA family ATPase: MDQQNTAIDIASINEKIAQESQFVDLLVNEMNKVIVGQQYMVERLLIGLLGRGHILLEGVPGLAKTLAITTLSKAVSGSFSRIQFTPDLLPADVVGTLIYNMKDGEFNIKKGPVFANFVLADEINRAPAKVQSALLEAMQEKQVTIGDTTFPLQRPFLVMATQNPVDQEGTYPLPEAQMDRFMLKTVIDYPTIADEQFIMRANLKKEFPQPNAVVSIDQILKAQESVEMVYMDEKIEKYILDIIFATRYPENYGLHDLKPLISFGASPRGSINLAKAAKCYAFIKRRGYVVPEDVRAVVLDVLRHRIGITYEAEAENFTTEDIVNKIVNTIEVP; encoded by the coding sequence ATGGATCAACAAAATACCGCTATCGATATAGCAAGTATCAACGAAAAAATAGCCCAAGAAAGTCAATTTGTAGACTTATTGGTTAATGAGATGAATAAGGTGATTGTAGGCCAGCAATACATGGTGGAGCGATTACTTATAGGTTTATTAGGTCGTGGACATATTTTACTGGAAGGAGTACCTGGACTGGCAAAAACACTTGCCATCACCACACTGTCTAAGGCCGTTAGTGGTTCTTTTTCGAGAATTCAATTTACGCCAGATTTGCTTCCTGCAGACGTGGTAGGAACATTAATTTACAATATGAAAGATGGCGAGTTCAATATCAAGAAAGGACCTGTTTTTGCAAATTTTGTTCTTGCAGATGAGATTAACCGTGCACCAGCAAAAGTGCAAAGTGCGCTACTAGAGGCAATGCAAGAGAAACAAGTTACTATAGGTGACACTACTTTCCCTTTACAGCGTCCGTTTCTAGTAATGGCAACACAAAACCCAGTAGATCAAGAAGGTACTTATCCATTGCCAGAGGCACAAATGGATCGTTTTATGTTAAAAACGGTCATTGACTATCCTACAATTGCTGATGAGCAGTTCATCATGCGAGCAAACCTTAAAAAAGAATTCCCACAGCCCAATGCGGTAGTGAGCATAGATCAGATTCTAAAAGCTCAAGAATCTGTAGAAATGGTTTACATGGATGAGAAGATCGAGAAATATATTTTAGATATCATATTTGCCACTCGTTATCCAGAAAATTATGGGCTGCACGATTTAAAACCGCTTATCAGTTTTGGAGCGTCACCTCGTGGATCGATTAACCTTGCTAAAGCTGCAAAATGTTATGCCTTTATCAAGCGTCGTGGTTATGTAGTGCCAGAAGATGTGCGTGCTGTAGTCTTAGATGTATTACGTCACCGTATAGGGATTACTTATGAGGCCGAGGCAGAAAACTTTACCACTGAAGATATTGTTAATAAGATTGTAAATACTATTGAAGTACCTTAA
- a CDS encoding DUF58 domain-containing protein produces the protein MDTKELLKKVRKIEIKTRRLSDAVFGGEYHSAFKGRGMTFSEVRKYQYGDDVRNIDWNVTAKYSEPFIKVFEEERELTLMLVADVSGSTLFGTQEQTKKEIITELCATLAFSALQNNDKVGLLLFSDQVELFLPPKKGKSYILRIIRELLEFEPQHTTTNIGGALEFMAGVLKKKAIVFVLSDFMATDYDRTLKIIGRKHDVTGVRIYDQREAEMPNIGLVQFKDQESGKSQMVNTSSKSIRNKYAAHHLECADYFKNAFTKSDSGAIDLETKESYTKKLLGYFKAR, from the coding sequence ATGGATACTAAAGAACTTCTTAAAAAAGTACGTAAAATCGAGATCAAAACACGTCGTTTAAGTGACGCTGTTTTTGGTGGCGAATACCATAGTGCTTTTAAAGGTCGAGGAATGACCTTTAGTGAGGTGCGTAAATATCAATATGGTGATGATGTTAGAAATATAGACTGGAATGTAACGGCAAAATATAGTGAGCCATTCATTAAAGTTTTTGAAGAAGAACGTGAATTAACCTTAATGCTAGTTGCAGACGTTAGTGGATCGACACTTTTTGGAACGCAAGAGCAAACAAAGAAAGAAATTATCACTGAACTTTGTGCAACATTAGCGTTTAGTGCCTTACAAAATAATGATAAAGTCGGGTTGCTATTGTTTTCTGACCAAGTTGAGTTGTTCTTACCGCCCAAAAAAGGAAAGTCATATATCTTAAGAATCATCAGAGAGTTGCTAGAATTTGAACCACAACATACAACTACTAACATAGGTGGTGCACTAGAGTTTATGGCAGGTGTCTTAAAGAAAAAAGCTATCGTTTTTGTACTGTCAGATTTTATGGCGACCGATTATGATAGAACTTTAAAAATTATAGGACGTAAACACGATGTCACTGGTGTACGCATTTATGATCAAAGAGAGGCAGAAATGCCTAATATAGGTCTAGTGCAATTTAAAGATCAAGAGTCAGGAAAAAGCCAGATGGTAAATACCAGTTCAAAATCTATACGTAATAAATATGCGGCGCATCATCTAGAATGTGCAGACTATTTTAAAAATGCGTTTACTAAATCAGATAGTGGTGCAATAGATCTAGAAACTAAAGAAAGTTACACAAAGAAATTATTAGGATATTTTAAAGCACGATGA
- a CDS encoding vWA domain-containing protein, which produces MMNWFNSIEFLDPQMFWLLLAMPVAIAWYIWTHRRQQAQVQISSLKGFKVETSWLANLRPLLFILRLIVLALIITALARPQTTDVTTKTKKTEGIDIVLAVDVSASMLAEDLKPNRLEATKKVAADFIKGRPNDRIGVVVYAGESYTKTPITTDEMISLRAINEIAFDGVLENGTAIGMGLATAVNRLKDSEALSKVIILMTDGVNNSGFIDPKIASELALEYDIKVYTIGIGTNGNAPSPVAQIGRNKFRMAMMPVEIDEDLMKQIATDTGGKYFRATNNKKLEEIYGEIDKLEKTEIEEFKFINTEEKYRILVLIALGFLGLEMLLRYTIFRTVA; this is translated from the coding sequence ATGATGAACTGGTTTAATAGTATCGAGTTTCTAGATCCTCAAATGTTCTGGTTATTGCTAGCTATGCCAGTCGCAATTGCTTGGTACATCTGGACGCATCGTAGACAACAAGCTCAAGTTCAGATTTCTAGTTTAAAAGGTTTTAAGGTAGAAACCTCGTGGCTAGCAAACCTGCGTCCATTGTTATTTATATTAAGATTGATAGTACTTGCGCTAATTATTACGGCACTGGCTAGACCACAAACTACTGATGTTACTACAAAAACTAAAAAAACAGAAGGAATAGATATTGTACTGGCAGTAGATGTAAGTGCAAGTATGCTAGCCGAAGATCTAAAACCTAATCGATTAGAAGCTACTAAAAAGGTTGCAGCAGACTTTATAAAAGGTAGACCTAATGATCGAATAGGAGTAGTAGTATATGCAGGAGAAAGTTATACTAAAACACCTATTACTACAGATGAGATGATCTCATTAAGAGCCATAAATGAAATAGCATTTGACGGTGTGTTAGAAAATGGAACGGCTATAGGAATGGGACTGGCAACAGCAGTCAATAGATTAAAAGACAGTGAAGCATTAAGTAAAGTCATTATATTAATGACTGATGGAGTTAATAATAGTGGATTTATAGATCCTAAAATAGCAAGTGAACTGGCACTCGAATATGATATAAAGGTTTATACGATAGGTATCGGTACTAATGGTAATGCACCATCACCAGTTGCTCAGATAGGTAGAAACAAATTCCGTATGGCAATGATGCCTGTAGAGATCGATGAGGATTTAATGAAGCAAATTGCTACAGATACTGGTGGTAAATACTTTAGAGCCACTAATAATAAAAAGCTAGAAGAAATCTATGGAGAAATTGATAAGCTAGAGAAAACAGAAATAGAAGAATTTAAATTTATAAATACTGAAGAAAAATATAGAATCCTTGTACTTATCGCATTAGGGTTTTTAGGGCTAGAAATGCTATTGCGCTACACTATTTTTAGAACGGTTGCTTAA
- a CDS encoding VWA domain-containing protein encodes MYLLEEKIYFWLLCIIPVLVLLFIFLSYWRYRAQRKYAEKHMLSHLIPDRSWFKPILKLVTVSVGILFLVIALVNLKAGTKIETIKREGVDIVFAVDISKSMLAEDIAPSRLEKSQQLVTQIINNLASDRIGLIAYAGSAVPQLPITTDYSSAKMFLQSMNTDLVSSQGTAIAEAIQLAESYYSEDTEASKVLVIISDGEDHEGEALDYAEAAAENGIRIITIGVGTQKGGTIPIKRNGIVREFKKDKDGNTVITRLNSETLEEIASVGNGVYIDGTITASVIEKLKEELSGIDKVEFESQQYADFESQFQWFLGFGLFFLFLDIFYLEKKTAWLKKLNLFNE; translated from the coding sequence ATGTATCTATTAGAAGAGAAAATATACTTTTGGCTGCTATGCATCATTCCGGTGCTAGTATTGCTATTTATATTTTTATCATACTGGCGTTATAGAGCACAGCGCAAGTATGCCGAAAAACATATGCTTTCTCATTTAATTCCAGATCGCTCTTGGTTTAAGCCTATTTTAAAATTAGTCACCGTTAGTGTCGGGATTTTATTTCTAGTAATCGCATTGGTGAATCTCAAAGCTGGAACTAAAATAGAAACCATTAAAAGAGAAGGCGTTGACATCGTGTTTGCAGTAGATATTTCAAAATCCATGCTTGCGGAGGATATTGCACCTAGTCGTCTAGAAAAATCACAACAACTAGTAACTCAAATCATTAATAATCTAGCTAGTGATCGTATAGGATTAATCGCTTATGCAGGATCTGCCGTACCGCAATTACCTATTACCACAGATTATAGCAGTGCAAAAATGTTTTTGCAATCTATGAACACAGATCTAGTTTCTAGTCAAGGTACAGCCATTGCAGAGGCGATACAACTAGCAGAAAGTTATTACAGTGAAGATACTGAAGCTTCAAAAGTGCTCGTCATCATATCTGATGGTGAAGACCATGAAGGAGAAGCCCTAGATTATGCAGAGGCTGCTGCCGAAAATGGAATACGTATCATTACCATAGGAGTAGGTACACAAAAAGGTGGAACCATACCTATAAAACGCAATGGAATTGTACGCGAGTTTAAAAAAGATAAAGATGGTAATACTGTCATAACTAGACTCAACTCTGAAACATTAGAAGAAATAGCCAGTGTAGGTAATGGTGTTTATATAGATGGTACAATTACTGCTAGTGTTATTGAGAAACTAAAAGAAGAACTATCAGGTATTGATAAAGTTGAATTTGAATCACAGCAATATGCAGATTTTGAATCACAGTTTCAATGGTTTCTAGGCTTTGGATTGTTCTTTCTATTTTTAGACATATTTTATTTAGAGAAAAAAACAGCTTGGCTCAAAAAATTAAACCTTTTCAATGAGTAA
- a CDS encoding tetratricopeptide repeat protein, whose amino-acid sequence MSNSHKHMICVIALSLLGLAFAKAQQNKELDKAYDNAVAQAQEYTAEGDFNQAEASYRKATALKPGAAEASYNLGTLYYNNDKKFNSVENYKKAAEASTSKEEKHKIYHNLGNSFLENKQYDEAVEAYKNALRNDPTDDETRYNLALAKQEKEKNGGGGGGGNDDQDQDKDQDNKEGDKDENSDGDNEGDQNEKDGKDQEGDKGDQKESDKGENSEGENGDGKPKEQNQGQQPQRVEGKLTPQQARQLLEAMSNEEQKIQEKVNAKKAQGKSVKTEKDW is encoded by the coding sequence ATGAGTAATAGTCATAAACATATGATCTGTGTGATCGCCTTGAGCTTGTTAGGTCTCGCTTTCGCGAAAGCGCAACAAAACAAAGAATTAGATAAAGCATATGATAACGCTGTGGCACAAGCTCAAGAATATACAGCTGAAGGCGATTTTAATCAGGCAGAAGCATCTTATCGCAAGGCAACTGCACTTAAACCAGGCGCTGCAGAGGCTAGTTATAATTTAGGAACGCTATATTATAACAACGATAAAAAATTCAACTCTGTAGAGAATTATAAAAAGGCTGCAGAGGCATCTACAAGTAAAGAAGAAAAACATAAAATTTATCATAATCTAGGGAACTCTTTTTTAGAAAATAAGCAATATGATGAAGCTGTAGAGGCTTATAAAAATGCCCTGCGCAATGATCCTACAGACGATGAAACTCGCTATAACCTTGCCCTTGCAAAACAAGAGAAAGAGAAAAATGGCGGCGGTGGCGGTGGCGGCAATGATGATCAAGATCAAGATAAGGATCAAGATAATAAAGAAGGTGATAAGGATGAGAATAGTGATGGTGATAATGAAGGTGACCAAAATGAGAAGGATGGCAAGGATCAAGAAGGCGATAAAGGTGATCAAAAAGAAAGTGATAAAGGAGAGAATAGTGAAGGAGAGAATGGTGATGGTAAACCTAAGGAACAAAATCAAGGACAGCAACCACAGCGTGTTGAAGGTAAATTAACACCGCAGCAAGCAAGACAGTTATTAGAGGCGATGTCTAATGAAGAACAAAAGATTCAAGAAAAAGTAAACGCAAAAAAGGCTCAAGGCAAAAGCGTTAAAACAGAGAAAGACTGGTAA
- a CDS encoding BatD family protein, with protein sequence MRHLIIFCLVLITGWTSMAQVEFTATPTRDKIAINERVRVEFKMNVAGDNFTPPNFEGFQVVSGPIQSFSQQWVNGKSSMSKSYSYILKPNKTGKVTIKQAVMEFEGAEYKTVPFQITINGAVDDPKDANSQEITADTDIHLVAEVSKSNPYLNEPIKVVYKLYVANNTGVSGWNEIDSPKYPDFWSLNIDNRNAQVKNGNYLGQPYRYLELREVVLYPQKTGELVIEPLTLDINVEVPTNRRDFFGRTVFKTVSKTVSAGSRKINVKSIPTAGRPASYTGAVGDFKFKVELDKARLDAGESLNAVVKVGGTGNLKLMELPKLKVPQSLEAYEPERGNDVKTSISGMKGTISDTYVIVPQYGGKYVLPPVEFSYFDPKKETFITLNSGETLIEVNGPAPASGSNSTVNKPSGVNKNFIGNDAQFAFIKTTTDFVNKEHKYFFNSTGYWAVIGGTLLLIPLTLLVRRKQEAIASDVVGNRLKTANKLSKKYLSAAKKNLGNHDQFYISLEKSLHNYLKSKLNIQTAEMSKDRVSELLLHRGATIETSKEFIELLASCEFARYTPSSDSGMQQDFDKASRVINEIDKQLKR encoded by the coding sequence ATGAGACATTTAATCATTTTCTGTTTAGTTTTAATTACTGGTTGGACCAGTATGGCTCAAGTAGAATTTACAGCAACACCTACACGTGATAAAATTGCTATAAATGAGCGCGTGCGTGTAGAGTTTAAAATGAATGTAGCAGGAGATAATTTTACTCCGCCTAATTTTGAAGGTTTTCAAGTAGTTAGTGGTCCTATTCAATCATTTTCTCAACAATGGGTAAATGGTAAAAGTAGCATGAGTAAATCTTATAGTTACATTTTAAAGCCTAATAAGACGGGAAAGGTTACTATTAAACAGGCTGTTATGGAGTTTGAAGGGGCTGAGTATAAAACAGTCCCTTTTCAAATCACTATCAACGGTGCTGTTGATGATCCTAAAGATGCAAATAGTCAAGAGATTACTGCAGATACTGATATTCACCTAGTAGCAGAGGTTTCAAAATCAAATCCTTATCTCAACGAGCCTATTAAGGTTGTTTATAAACTTTATGTAGCAAATAATACAGGAGTAAGTGGCTGGAATGAGATTGATAGCCCTAAGTATCCAGATTTTTGGTCTTTGAATATTGATAATCGTAATGCTCAAGTTAAAAATGGTAATTATCTAGGCCAACCATATCGTTATCTAGAACTAAGAGAAGTAGTCCTTTATCCGCAGAAAACTGGCGAATTAGTTATTGAGCCTTTAACCTTAGATATTAATGTAGAAGTACCAACTAATAGGCGAGACTTTTTTGGTAGAACAGTTTTTAAAACGGTTTCAAAAACAGTAAGTGCAGGAAGCAGAAAAATAAACGTTAAGTCCATTCCGACAGCTGGACGTCCAGCAAGTTATACGGGAGCTGTAGGTGATTTTAAATTTAAAGTAGAACTAGATAAGGCAAGATTAGATGCTGGAGAAAGTTTAAATGCCGTTGTAAAAGTGGGAGGAACTGGAAATTTGAAATTAATGGAATTACCTAAACTTAAAGTTCCTCAAAGTCTTGAAGCTTATGAGCCAGAGCGTGGCAATGATGTTAAAACTAGTATTTCTGGAATGAAAGGAACTATAAGCGATACCTATGTAATAGTGCCTCAATATGGTGGGAAATATGTATTGCCGCCTGTTGAGTTCTCTTATTTTGACCCTAAAAAAGAAACTTTTATTACTCTTAATAGTGGCGAGACTTTAATAGAGGTTAATGGTCCTGCACCTGCATCAGGTTCAAATTCTACTGTTAATAAACCTAGTGGAGTTAATAAAAATTTTATAGGTAATGATGCTCAATTTGCGTTCATAAAGACAACAACTGATTTTGTCAATAAAGAGCATAAGTATTTCTTCAATTCAACAGGTTATTGGGCGGTTATAGGTGGTACTTTACTACTTATACCTTTGACACTTTTAGTGAGACGTAAACAAGAAGCTATTGCTAGTGATGTTGTTGGTAACAGACTTAAAACTGCAAACAAGTTGAGTAAAAAGTATCTAAGTGCAGCAAAAAAGAATTTAGGTAATCATGACCAGTTTTATATATCACTTGAAAAATCTTTACACAATTACTTAAAATCAAAACTCAATATTCAAACCGCCGAAATGTCGAAAGATAGAGTCAGCGAGTTGTTGTTGCATCGTGGAGCGACAATAGAAACGAGTAAGGAGTTTATAGAACTATTAGCAAGTTGTGAATTTGCTCGATATACACCATCATCAGATAGTGGAATGCAACAAGACTTTGATAAAGCCAGTAGAGTGATTAATGAAATCGATAAACAATTAAAACGCTAA